In Muribaculum gordoncarteri, the genomic window GCGATGCATACGAGTATATGATCGGTCAGTTTGCTGCCGGTGCCGGTAAAAAAGCCGGTGAGTTTTACACTCCTCAGGAGGTTAGTCAGATTCTCGCCGAGGTAGTGACCACTGGAAAGACACGTCTGCGCGATGTATATGACCCTACTTGCGGTTCCGGCTCCCTTCTTCTGCGCACAGCACGCAACGGCAATGCCGACACCATTTATGGACAAGAGAAAAACCCCACCACATTCAATCTTGCCCGTATGAATATGCTCCTTCATGGTGTCAAGTACAAGGATTTCACCATAGAAAACGGTGACACCCTCGAAGCTGATGCTTTCCCCGACAGAGAGTTTGATGCCGTGGTTGCAAATCCTCCTTTCTCGGCACAATGGAGCGCGGCGGAGAAATTCAACTCTGACGACCGTTTCAGCAAGGCAGGGGCATTGGCTCCGAAATCGAAAGCGGACTACGCTTTCATCCTGCACATGATTCATCATCTCAATGAGGGCGGTACACTCGCCTGTGTAGCTCCCCACGGCGTACTATTCCGTGGTAATGCCGAGGGTAAGATACGCCGTTATCTCATTGAGAACAAGAACTACATTGACGCTATTATCGGTTTGCCACCAAACATCTTCTACGGCACGGGAATACCAACCTGCATCATCGTAGCCAAGAAATGCCGCAAGGAGGATGACTCCATTCTCTTTATTGATGCAAGCCGGGAGTTTGAGAAGGTTAAGACGCAAAACAAACTGCGCCCCGAACACATACAGAAGATTGTAGATACCTATCGCAATCGTACTGAAATCGAAAAATACAGCCATCTGGCTTCGCTTAAGGAGATAGCCGACAACGATTATAACCTCAACATTCCCCGCTATGTAGATACATTCGAGGAAGAGGAAGAAATCGACATCAAGGCAGTAATGGCAGACATCAAAGAGCTTGAAGCGAAACGCTCTGAACTCGACGCGCAAATCGAAGTGTATCTCCGCGAACTTGGAATCGTGGAATAAGAATCCTTAATGTTGAACAGTAAAGATTGAAAATCCCGATGACTGACACTGAAAACAATAAAAACTCCAATTCGCCCGTTTTGCGCTTCCCCGGCTTCACCGAGCCGTGGAAAAAGTGTCGACTGGGTGACTATATACGCATTTTTAGCGGAGAAAGCCCCAATTGTGTTAGTTCAAAATTTGGAATA contains:
- a CDS encoding type I restriction-modification system subunit M, giving the protein MSEELQQQLRSQLWTVANNLRGNMSASDFMYFTLGFIFYKYLSEKIEMYADDILSEDGVTFKNAWASDDAELKADIKDECLSNLGYFLEPEFLFSSIIEAVDRRENILPQLERSLKKIEDSTVGQDSNEDFGGLFSDIDLASPKLGKSADDKNTLISNVLVALNGIDFGLNEASDIDILGDAYEYMIGQFAAGAGKKAGEFYTPQEVSQILAEVVTTGKTRLRDVYDPTCGSGSLLLRTARNGNADTIYGQEKNPTTFNLARMNMLLHGVKYKDFTIENGDTLEADAFPDREFDAVVANPPFSAQWSAAEKFNSDDRFSKAGALAPKSKADYAFILHMIHHLNEGGTLACVAPHGVLFRGNAEGKIRRYLIENKNYIDAIIGLPPNIFYGTGIPTCIIVAKKCRKEDDSILFIDASREFEKVKTQNKLRPEHIQKIVDTYRNRTEIEKYSHLASLKEIADNDYNLNIPRYVDTFEEEEEIDIKAVMADIKELEAKRSELDAQIEVYLRELGIVE